One segment of Solanum stenotomum isolate F172 chromosome 1, ASM1918654v1, whole genome shotgun sequence DNA contains the following:
- the LOC125868858 gene encoding uncharacterized protein LOC125868858: MRKKLDTRFPAARIKKIMQADEDVGKIAMAVPVLVSKALELFLQDLCDRTYDITLRRGAKTVNSLHLKHCVQSYNVFDFLREVVSKVPDYGHSDAAGEMPKRRKVAIEEHHDSEDEYKKSRTEMSPVSSSGRGRGRGRGRGRGRVSRADKELSRPDMQLESCTSAQQSGQQIPNPGTQTENCSVPKESPKQDSTVCDKENSVVTTPNLTVNVDDSTDKPAAPEIAPCNPSPRPVNEKAEEGPQWSLEMDRMVIDPAHMSQLNTSVAEEEEDYDEEE; the protein is encoded by the exons GCCCGGATCAAGAAAATTATGCAAGCCGATGAGGATGTCGGTAAGATTGCAATGGCTGTGCCTGTTCTAGTGT CAAAAGCATTGGAGTTATTTTTACAAGACCTTTGTGACCGGACATATGACATAACTCTTAGAAGAGGAGCAAAGACTGTTAATTCACTGCACTT aaaGCACTGTGTACAAAGCTACAATGTGTTTGACTTTCTTCGGGAAGTTGTCAGCAAGGTTCCTGATTATGGCCATTCTGATGCTGCTGGTGAAATGCCAAAAAGAAG GAAAGTTGCTATAGAAGAACATCATGACAGTGAGGATGAATACAAAAAGAGCAGGACG GAGATGTCTCCTGTTAGCAGTAGTGGTAGGGGAAGAGgtaggggtagaggaagaggccGTGGTCGGGTAAGCCGTGCTGATAAGGAGCTCTCACGACCTGATATGCAACTTGAATCCTGCACTTCTGCTCAGCAGAGTGGTCAACAAATTCCAAATCCTGGAACTCAGACAGAGAATTGCTCAGTACCAAAAGAATCACCTAAACAGGACTCCACTGTTTGTGACAAGGAAAACTCAGTTGTAACAACTCCTAATCTGACGGTCAATGTAGATGATAGTACTGATAAACCAGCTGCACCGGAAATAGCACCCTGCAATCCATCGCCAAGGCCTGTGAACGAGAAAGCAGAGGAAGGCCCTCAATGGTCTCTCGAAATGGACAGAATGGTCATCGACCCTGCTCATATGTCACAACTGAATACAAGTGTAGcagaagaggaagaagattATGATGAAGAAGAGTAG
- the LOC125868511 gene encoding uncharacterized protein LOC125868511 produces MASRSSIRLISYSKEIINGEPIFISSNCCPIKAHKYEPAGLAFHSAALRLIGHVEKEDPKDGKEDVPNDKEQTFAYSSESYSSKGKKKSSTGEKVQDHYALLGLSNLRYLASEDQIRKSYRDAALRHHPDKLASLLLAEETEAAKQAKKEEIENHFKAIQEAYEVLMDPVRRRIYDSTDEFDDEIPTECAPQDFFKVFGPAFLRNGRWSVTQPIPSLGDENTPIKEVDSFYNFWYSFKSWREFPHTDEFDLEQAESRDHKRWMERQNAKLSEKARKEETARVRTLVDNAYRKDPRILGRKEAEKAEKQRKKEAKLLAKKLQEEEAIRIVEEEKRKKEEEGKRAAEVALQQKKLKEKEKKLLRKERSRLRTLTAPVLSQRLLGLTDDDVEGICMSLDIEQLRNLCDKADGKGELVIAELLRGALGHEHNPKYENKDEKIKSQQNGSLESKKQVPLMSSEKKEKPWSKEEIDLLRKGMLKYPKGTSRRWEVISDYIGTARTVEEILKATKTVLLQKPDSAKAFDSFLEKRKPAPTIVSPLSTRAEVEGVENSSKPESGSAKVADSQGTPSQNTNSQNNTDDAPAANGVSSSSDSDIWSAVQEKALVQALKTFPKETSQRWERVATAVPGKTMNQCKKKFALLKENFRNKKSAV; encoded by the coding sequence ATGGCTTCCAGGAGTAGCATCCGTCTTATTTCATACTCGAAAGAGATTATAAATGGTGAACCAATCTTTATTTCCTCTAACTGCTGTCCTATTAAAGCTCACAAATATGAGCCTGCTGGACTTGCTTTTCACTCTGCTGCTCTTAGACTGATTGGGCATGTTGAGAAAGAAGACCCCAAAGATGGCAAAGAAGATGTTCCTAATGACAAGGAACAGACATTTGCCTATTCATCAGAGTCATACAGCTCTAAGGGGAAAAAGAAGTCTTCTACTGGCGAAAAAGTACAAGATCATTATGCATTGTTAGGGTTGAGCAATCTAAGGTATCTTGCTTCTGAGGATCAGATAAGGAAGAGCTATCGTGATGCTGCATTGAGGCATCATCCTGACAAGCTGGCTTCACTTCTTCTAGCTGAGGAAACTGAAGCTGCAAAACAAGCCAAGAAGGAGGAAATAGAAAACCACTTCAAAGCTATTCAGGAAGCATATGAGGTTCTTATGGACCCTGTTAGAAGAAGGATTTATGACTCCACTGATGAATTTGATGATGAAATCCCAACTGAATGTGCTCCACAAGATTTTTTTAAGGTCTTTGGACCTGCATTTTTAAGGAATGGTCGTTGGTCCGTCACCCAACCCATCCCTTCATTAGGTGATGAGAATACTCCAATTAAAGAAGTGGATAGCTTTTATAATTTCTGGTACAGCTTCAAAAGTTGGAGAGAGTTCCCACATACTGATGAGTTTGATCTTGAACAAGCTGAATCTCGTGATCACAAGAGGTGGATGGAAAGGCAGAATGCGAAACTTTCAGAGAAGGCCAGAAAGGAAGAAACCGCCAGGGTGCGTACACTTGTTGACAATGCCTATAGAAAAGACCCTAGAATCTTGGGAAGAAAAGAGGCTGAGAAAGCAGAGAAGCAGAGAAAGAAGGAAGCTAAACTACTTGCAAAGAAATTACAGGAGGAAGAAGCAATTAGGATTGTTGAAGAGGAAAAGCGTAAGAAAGAGGAGGAGGGGAAAAGAGCTGCTGAAGTTGCTTTGCAGCAGAAGAAGTTgaaggagaaagaaaagaaattattgCGAAAAGAGCGTAGTCGTTTAAGAACCCTTACTGCTCCTGTTTTGTCTCAGCGTTTGCTTGGGCTAACTGATGATGATGTAGAAGGTATATGTATGTCACTTGACATTGAGCAACTGAGGAACTTATGTGATAAAGCTGATGGAAAGGGTGAGCTTGTTATCGCTGAGCTTCTCAGGGGAGCACTTGGACATGAACACAACCCAAAATATGAGAATAAAGATGAAAAGATTAAGTCGCAGCAAAATGGTTCTCTGGAGAGTAAAAAACAAGTTCCTCTGATGAGCAGTGAGAAAAAGGAGAAACCTTGGAGCAAAGAAGAAATTGATCTTTTGAGGAAGGGGATGCTGAAATATCCTAAAGGAACTTCTCGAAGATGGGAAGTTATTTCTGATTATATTGGTACCGCAAGGACAGTTGAAGAGATCCTGAAGGCTACAAAAACAGTTCTGCTCCAGAAGCCCGACTCTGCTAAAGCCTTTGACTCCTTCCTTGAGAAAAGAAAGCCAGCACCAACTATTGTTTCTCCTCTTTCCACGAGGGCAGAAGTAGAGGGAGTAGAAAACAGTAGCAAGCCTGAAAGTGGAAGTGCCAAAGTAGCTGATTCTCAGGGGACCCCTAGTCAAAACACAAACAGCCAGAACAACACTGATGATGCACCTGCAGCAAACGGAGTTTCTTCGAGTTCTGATTCAGACATATGGTCTGCTGTTCAAGAAAAAGCTTTAGTTCAAGCTCTGAAAACCTTCCCCAAGGAAACCAGCCAGCGGTGGGAACGAGTTGCAACTGCTGTCCCTGGGAAGACCATGAACCAGTGTAAAAAAAAGTTCGCATTACTCAAAGAGAATTTCAGGAACAAGAAAAGTGCAGTCTGA